From the Caldisericia bacterium genome, the window ACTTACGCCAGTATCTGGTCTATCAGGAAAGTTTACTGTCCTTGTTTCATAAATGGATACATCTTTCCCAAAAACTAAACTTAAAGCTTTGTCATAGGATAGATTTTTCTTGAAGATTAATGGAATAGTTACAATAAGAATAAAGGCTAAAATGATAATTGAAGATACAATGAAATAGGTTTTTACAGGATTTTTTTCTTTTCTCTTTTTCATCTTTCACCTCCTATCATCCATCAAGAAAAGACACTATCTTTACCGGTTTACCTTCCTTTATATACACCCTTGGTACAGATCTACTTATCCTTGATACTATCTCATAGTTTATTGTATCAAGTTTCTCTGCTATCTCTGTAGCAGTGATCTCCTCTTCTCCATCTCTTCCAATAATTGTTACCTCATCTCCAACTTTCAGGTCTGGAATATCAGTTACATCTATCATAAATTTTCCCATACACACTCTACCTACAACTCTCACCCGCCTTCCTTTTACAATCACCTCTCCAATGTTTGTTAACGCTCTGGGATAACCGTCTGAATATCCCATGGGGATAGTTGCTATAATACTTTCTCTCTCTGTATAGAATTTTCTTCCATAACTTATTGGAGTTCCCTTATCAACTCTCTTTAAAAAAATTATTTTTGCTCTTATACTCATAACTGGATGTAGGTTTATCTCTCTAACAAATATTGAAGGTTTCAATCCATAAAGCATTATCCCAATTCTTACCCCGTCAAGAGAAAACTTCGGAAGGTCAATTACAGTGGCGGAGTTCCCTATGTGTTTTAATGGTATTTTGATTCCCTCCCTTTCAAGTTCATCAACAACATACATAAATCTTTTAAATTGTTCTTCTGTAAAGGATTTATCCTCCTCGTCTGCTGTGGAGAAGTGAGAGTAAATTCCCTCTATCTCAATATTTTTAAACTCTGTTAATTTCTTTATAAACTCAATGGAGTCTTTATAGGGAACTCCCAACCTTCCCATTCCTGTATCTATTTTTACATGCACCTTAATCCTTTCGCCGTATATTTCAAGAAATCTTTGCAATTCCTCTGCAAATTCAAGAGAGAGGATTGTAGG encodes:
- the alr gene encoding alanine racemase, with the protein product MKNGVLLRPVWAEINLDNLKKNYEKVREIIGNRKLIAVVKSNAYGHGSVEIAKELENLGADYLAVRNLEEGIELRSEGVEKPILIMGYVFPKQVNYIVEFSLTPTILSLEFAEELQRFLEIYGERIKVHVKIDTGMGRLGVPYKDSIEFIKKLTEFKNIEIEGIYSHFSTADEEDKSFTEEQFKRFMYVVDELEREGIKIPLKHIGNSATVIDLPKFSLDGVRIGIMLYGLKPSIFVREINLHPVMSIRAKIIFLKRVDKGTPISYGRKFYTERESIIATIPMGYSDGYPRALTNIGEVIVKGRRVRVVGRVCMGKFMIDVTDIPDLKVGDEVTIIGRDGEEEITATEIAEKLDTINYEIVSRISRSVPRVYIKEGKPVKIVSFLDG